In Anaerolineales bacterium, the following proteins share a genomic window:
- a CDS encoding AzlC family ABC transporter permease — protein MSEKKKYFWAGVRAEIPLLIGVFPFGMIYGALAMDAGLSTAAAQAMSSMVFAGSAQFITTQLVKDSAPGFVIVLTIAVVNLRHVLYSASLAPQLASLSTRWKALLSYLLTDEAYAPSIIHYENEGVTPFSHWFLFGAGTALWVIWQVSTALGIFLGAAIPDSWSLDFALPLTFIAMVVPVLKNRPAIAAALSAGCVALAVNSLPYKLGLILAALVGIAVGTFLENKMNIKPEKDLPIYANLRESLDE, from the coding sequence ATGAGCGAAAAGAAGAAATATTTCTGGGCGGGAGTCCGCGCGGAAATCCCGTTATTGATCGGCGTCTTCCCGTTTGGCATGATCTACGGCGCGCTTGCCATGGACGCCGGGCTTTCAACCGCCGCGGCGCAGGCGATGTCTTCGATGGTGTTCGCGGGTTCGGCACAGTTCATCACCACGCAACTGGTGAAGGATTCCGCGCCGGGCTTCGTCATTGTGTTGACGATCGCGGTGGTCAACCTTCGTCACGTCTTGTATTCCGCTTCGCTCGCCCCTCAGCTTGCTTCCCTTTCGACGCGTTGGAAAGCCCTTTTGAGTTACCTGCTCACCGATGAAGCCTACGCGCCCAGCATTATCCATTATGAAAATGAAGGCGTAACCCCTTTCAGTCATTGGTTTCTATTTGGCGCGGGGACCGCGTTGTGGGTCATCTGGCAAGTTAGCACCGCGCTGGGAATCTTCCTCGGCGCGGCGATTCCCGATTCGTGGTCGTTGGATTTCGCTCTGCCTCTGACGTTTATCGCAATGGTCGTGCCAGTCTTGAAGAACCGCCCCGCCATTGCCGCGGCGCTATCGGCGGGTTGTGTCGCGCTCGCCGTGAATTCGCTTCCGTACAAATTGGGATTGATTCTCGCCGCTTTGGTGGGTATCGCTGTTGGTACATTTTTGGAGAACAAAATGAATATCAAGCCTGAAAAGGATTTGCCGATCTATGCCAACCTTCGCGAATCATTGGATGAGTAG
- a CDS encoding AzlD domain-containing protein: protein MNIWVVMLLGGAITFGMRFSLIYAFGRLHVPEMMRKALHHVPPAVLSAIVFPELVLRDGAMNLSFANARLLAGLVALIVAWVSKNTLITILAGMVALFIFQIVVR, encoded by the coding sequence ATGAATATCTGGGTTGTTATGTTGCTGGGAGGAGCGATCACGTTCGGGATGCGATTCTCCCTCATCTACGCGTTTGGCAGGCTCCACGTCCCGGAAATGATGCGAAAGGCGTTGCATCACGTTCCGCCTGCTGTGTTATCCGCTATTGTTTTCCCTGAGTTGGTCTTACGCGATGGGGCAATGAATCTTTCGTTTGCGAACGCTCGCTTGTTGGCGGGTCTGGTCGCTTTGATCGTCGCGTGGGTCAGCAAGAATACGCTGATCACCATCCTCGCAGGGATGGTCGCGCTGTTCATTTTTCAAATTGTCGTTCGCTGA
- a CDS encoding diguanylate cyclase: MKILVLNNDLMERTVIQHVLQVNGHEIVNAENSDTAMYLLQNGDIRFIIADRSNTDMDEKAFIRKVREAKPPYYIYILLITAKVQDADVTTPRLGADDYLNKPIVPAELKSRVHIGERILALGDNLVHAKDTLDNLAMVDTLTGALNQIAFMIFSRGELERARRGQAPLSLIAFDVDNFKATNEKYGRNIGNDVLTVIAQGIREKSRPYDGLGRFESDAFMLILPGVIGADAEKIADRIIKGIENTRISMLDGTELKVSLSAGIVSSARVTVSTDMDALVERTKEAVSMAKREGGDQIYTIYV, encoded by the coding sequence ATGAAAATCCTCGTTCTCAATAACGACCTGATGGAACGCACCGTCATCCAGCATGTTCTGCAGGTGAACGGCCATGAGATCGTGAACGCTGAAAACAGCGATACCGCCATGTATCTCCTCCAAAACGGGGACATTCGTTTCATAATCGCCGACCGTTCCAACACAGACATGGACGAAAAAGCGTTCATCCGCAAAGTGCGCGAGGCGAAACCGCCGTATTACATCTACATCCTATTGATCACCGCCAAGGTGCAGGATGCCGACGTGACGACGCCGCGCTTGGGAGCGGATGATTACCTCAACAAACCGATCGTCCCTGCGGAATTGAAATCGCGCGTGCACATCGGCGAGCGGATCCTCGCCCTCGGCGACAACCTTGTCCACGCCAAAGACACGCTCGACAACCTCGCCATGGTAGACACGTTAACCGGCGCGCTGAACCAGATCGCCTTCATGATCTTTTCACGGGGCGAACTCGAACGCGCCCGCCGCGGCCAGGCTCCCCTGAGTCTGATCGCTTTCGACGTAGACAACTTCAAAGCCACCAACGAAAAATACGGGCGCAACATCGGCAACGATGTGTTGACCGTCATCGCACAGGGGATCCGCGAAAAGAGCCGGCCCTACGACGGGCTGGGTCGCTTCGAATCGGACGCCTTCATGCTCATCCTGCCCGGCGTGATCGGCGCCGACGCGGAAAAGATCGCCGACCGCATCATCAAAGGCATTGAAAATACGAGAATCTCCATGCTCGACGGCACAGAATTAAAGGTCAGCCTGAGCGCGGGGATCGTTTCTTCCGCGCGCGTCACCGTATCCACAGATATGGACGCGCTGGTCGAACGCACAAAAGAGGCGGTTTCGATGGCAAAACGCGAGGGCGGCGATCAAATTTACACGATCTACGTGTGA
- a CDS encoding tyrosine-type recombinase/integrase: MYALKTQDQGLITLSQQDYLPILVESFLIDRRSQGLSPETIELYTKKLQYFQQYCERQALTQISQLTSDFIRRYLLELAETHNPGGVHACFRPLRTMLYWIEEEEIMPEGWKNPIRKVKAPKLPTDPIEPIQIEEIHQLLKTCQNNYSGLRDKAMMLGLLDTGARAKEFLNINLEDVDLTTGAVMIRQGKGRKPRMVFLGRKTIRAIRRYLRYRKDNHPALWVSIHGERMTYAALRCLLRRRAEKIGMKSIPTPHDFRRAFALVMLRNGVDIFALQKLMGHSDLQILRRYLAQTDQDIHTAHMRGSPVDGNL, encoded by the coding sequence ATGTATGCTTTAAAAACGCAAGACCAAGGGCTTATCACACTTTCCCAGCAGGATTATTTGCCTATCTTGGTCGAATCCTTCCTGATCGATCGCAGGTCGCAAGGGCTATCTCCTGAAACTATTGAATTGTATACCAAGAAATTACAGTACTTTCAACAGTATTGTGAGAGACAAGCGCTGACACAGATTTCGCAACTCACTTCAGATTTCATTCGCAGGTATCTGCTGGAACTTGCTGAAACACATAATCCTGGCGGCGTGCATGCCTGCTTTCGTCCACTGCGGACCATGTTGTATTGGATCGAAGAGGAAGAAATCATGCCTGAAGGTTGGAAGAACCCGATTCGCAAGGTCAAAGCGCCCAAACTGCCGACTGATCCTATCGAGCCAATTCAGATCGAGGAAATTCACCAACTTCTGAAAACCTGCCAAAACAACTATTCCGGCCTTCGCGATAAGGCGATGATGTTGGGATTATTAGACACCGGTGCGCGGGCAAAAGAATTCCTGAATATCAATCTGGAAGATGTGGATCTGACAACCGGGGCGGTGATGATCCGTCAGGGGAAAGGGCGCAAACCACGCATGGTGTTCTTGGGACGCAAAACCATACGGGCAATCCGAAGATACCTTCGTTATCGGAAAGACAATCATCCTGCCTTGTGGGTTTCCATACACGGCGAAAGAATGACCTATGCCGCATTACGCTGTCTCCTGCGCAGGCGGGCGGAAAAGATCGGAATGAAATCCATTCCCACCCCGCACGACTTTCGGCGCGCGTTTGCCCTGGTCATGTTGCGCAATGGGGTGGATATCTTTGCCCTGCAAAAATTGATGGGGCATTCCGATCTGCAAATATTGCGGCGCTACCTGGCACAGACCGATCAGGATATTCACACCGCCCATATGCGAGGTAGTCCAGTGGACGGCAATTTGTAA
- a CDS encoding type IV toxin-antitoxin system AbiEi family antitoxin: MDFVFFYTQNIMNVYPKTLGKENSRLFTALASRGQIVFSIEEAQKIGGKSYPATQQALLRLTKAGWLVKLGAGKYAIVLPSAGNDAVAEANRLVIARELVGDALYYISHDSALEVHNMLTRPVTNVTISTPRRLKSRTVLNVPYRFVTTKPEDMWGYDLVWVSSEEQVQVSDLERTILDGLARPDLCAGVSEVVTGLLIRKDDLDWKKMVEYSKRLQNQAVAKRLGYLLEFYNLGTPGILTSLQELVGSSYALLDPLLPEAGHYLARWRLRLNIDTEILKGIAST, encoded by the coding sequence ATGGATTTCGTATTTTTTTATACACAAAACATAATGAATGTTTATCCAAAGACCCTTGGCAAGGAAAATTCTCGCCTGTTCACTGCCTTAGCCAGCCGTGGACAGATCGTTTTTTCCATTGAAGAGGCTCAAAAGATCGGTGGTAAGAGCTATCCTGCCACGCAGCAGGCACTTCTCCGGCTGACAAAAGCCGGTTGGTTAGTAAAGCTGGGAGCCGGCAAATACGCCATTGTCCTGCCTTCGGCTGGGAACGATGCTGTGGCAGAAGCCAATCGGTTGGTCATCGCTCGTGAGTTGGTTGGCGACGCATTGTATTACATCTCCCACGACAGTGCCCTAGAAGTTCATAATATGCTGACCCGCCCAGTTACGAATGTAACGATCTCGACCCCTCGTAGGCTGAAATCTCGAACTGTTCTCAATGTGCCTTACCGCTTTGTGACAACCAAGCCTGAAGATATGTGGGGATATGATCTTGTTTGGGTCTCATCGGAAGAGCAGGTGCAGGTCAGTGATCTCGAGCGGACCATTCTGGATGGGCTGGCGCGCCCTGATTTGTGTGCTGGAGTGAGCGAAGTGGTTACGGGCCTCCTGATTCGCAAAGACGATCTGGATTGGAAAAAAATGGTTGAATATTCCAAAAGATTGCAAAACCAAGCAGTAGCTAAGCGGCTGGGGTATTTGCTCGAATTCTATAACTTGGGAACACCTGGGATCTTGACCAGCTTGCAAGAACTAGTCGGTTCAAGCTACGCATTGCTCGATCCCTTACTGCCGGAAGCGGGCCATTACTTAGCCCGTTGGCGGCTCCGCCTCAATATTGACACCGAAATTCTGAAAGGAATAGCTTCCACCTGA
- a CDS encoding nucleotidyl transferase AbiEii/AbiGii toxin family protein — MIRTAEISKLAHRLGLGDKTIEKDYVLTWVLLAIAASRLNNILVFKGGTAIKKMYIPDYRFSEDLDFTLMQSHITNVDLLVAIEEVFPWLTREANITLSTRKVEEHAGGNPTIYLNYVGPLQADINSRFLKVDISRDEALVFPIEKRSVRSSYSDCQTRRYALSVYSLEEILAEKLRSLLTRTEPRDLYDIYFLLVDVEQMSFSLAPKFEAKGLVVSDLRTILGRRQPTFQKMWKSRLDGQMPIIPELEDVVRETNRIIQKYF, encoded by the coding sequence ATGATCCGCACTGCTGAAATTTCCAAACTGGCTCATCGTTTAGGCTTGGGTGATAAAACTATCGAGAAAGACTATGTACTTACTTGGGTGCTTCTAGCAATTGCCGCATCCCGATTGAACAACATACTGGTCTTCAAAGGCGGGACAGCCATTAAGAAAATGTATATACCCGACTATCGCTTTTCAGAAGATTTGGACTTCACCTTGATGCAGTCCCATATCACAAATGTCGATTTGTTGGTAGCGATCGAGGAAGTATTTCCCTGGCTGACGCGCGAAGCCAATATCACATTGTCCACTCGCAAAGTAGAGGAACATGCCGGCGGTAACCCAACCATCTATTTGAATTACGTTGGTCCGTTACAGGCAGACATCAATAGTCGTTTCCTGAAAGTGGATATCTCTCGAGACGAAGCCCTCGTTTTTCCTATCGAGAAAAGGTCAGTCAGATCATCATATAGTGATTGCCAGACACGGCGATATGCGCTTTCGGTTTATTCGTTGGAGGAAATCTTGGCGGAGAAATTACGTTCTCTCCTCACCCGAACCGAACCACGCGATCTGTACGATATTTATTTTCTCTTGGTGGATGTGGAACAAATGTCTTTTAGCCTAGCCCCCAAGTTTGAAGCCAAAGGGTTGGTTGTTAGTGATTTGAGAACCATCCTGGGACGCAGACAACCCACTTTTCAGAAAATGTGGAAAAGCCGGCTGGACGGGCAAATGCCCATCATCCCCGAATTGGAAGATGTAGTTCGCGAAACGAACCGAATTATCCAGAAATACTTTTAG
- a CDS encoding metallophosphoesterase, with amino-acid sequence MQTLVIGDIHGCYDELLSLLDKAGLTEDVSIVSVGDCVDRGPDSPAVLRFFQEKPNALLIMGNHERKHVRADMHEVKLARSQKISKIQFGETYSDALAFMRELPLYLDLSNALVVHGYFEPGLPLSQQRATVLCGTMGGDKHLRALSDRSWYELYDGDKPLLVGHHNYSNTDQPFIYQDRVFGLDTDCVTGRALTGLLLPSFKILSVPSRANYWAQIQRVYPETKTLLPPASKAIEWSAEDEESLSHLIGVIIQRANAILLELHSEPEFVSLPARKQAKQFSTKAGNGIYEALLHLARLNQLNSISARKVLKSPSMLYELLGTLDE; translated from the coding sequence ATGCAAACATTGGTGATCGGCGATATTCATGGATGTTATGACGAGCTTCTATCTTTGTTGGATAAGGCAGGTCTGACCGAAGACGTTTCAATTGTCTCAGTAGGAGACTGTGTAGATCGAGGTCCCGACTCGCCAGCCGTATTGAGATTTTTCCAGGAAAAGCCAAATGCCTTGCTGATCATGGGCAATCACGAACGCAAGCATGTCCGCGCGGACATGCATGAAGTCAAACTGGCGCGTTCCCAGAAAATCAGCAAAATTCAATTTGGGGAAACATATTCAGACGCTTTGGCATTCATGCGTGAATTGCCACTATATCTTGATCTGTCCAATGCTTTGGTCGTGCATGGATATTTTGAGCCAGGTCTCCCTCTATCACAGCAGCGCGCAACGGTATTATGTGGAACAATGGGCGGAGATAAACATTTACGTGCACTGTCTGATCGTTCCTGGTATGAATTGTATGACGGTGACAAACCATTACTGGTGGGGCATCATAATTATTCAAACACGGATCAACCCTTCATTTATCAGGACCGTGTATTTGGGTTGGATACTGACTGTGTGACTGGCAGGGCGTTGACTGGGCTCTTGTTGCCGTCATTCAAAATTCTGTCAGTTCCCAGTCGCGCCAATTACTGGGCACAAATCCAACGAGTGTATCCAGAGACGAAGACACTGTTACCTCCTGCCAGCAAAGCAATAGAATGGAGTGCTGAGGATGAGGAAAGCTTGTCACACCTGATTGGCGTTATTATCCAAAGAGCCAATGCAATCCTATTGGAACTACATTCTGAGCCAGAGTTTGTCAGCCTACCTGCTCGGAAACAGGCGAAACAATTCAGTACAAAGGCGGGAAATGGCATCTACGAAGCATTACTACACCTCGCCCGTCTGAATCAATTGAATAGCATATCGGCTCGCAAGGTCTTGAAATCCCCTTCTATGTTATATGAATTGCTCGGTACATTGGATGAATGA
- a CDS encoding tyrosine-type recombinase/integrase gives METNLFLTQSPNLEIYQTDDLRKWIGIYLHACRSRNLAGGTIEFYGKKLRAFTQFCLENNIANISQISADLIRQFLIALSESRHRPAGVHCYYRSIKTFLKWYERETEPEGWRNPINKVDAPFVPLEPLDPVSIETIKAMLETCKRGKLSDARDKASLLVLLDTGMRLAEFLSLNMDDVDSITGLILIRSGKGRKPRNVYLGDKSCQVLRRYVKERKDYNPALWVSKSGERLTETGLRMMLRRRAAQAGVPVPSPHDFRRAFAIERWRVGVDILTLSKLMGHTSLQVLNRYLKQMGEDLEQAAKQSSPVDRNF, from the coding sequence ATGGAAACGAACCTTTTTCTCACCCAATCTCCCAACCTGGAAATCTACCAGACTGACGATCTGCGCAAGTGGATCGGCATCTACCTGCATGCCTGTCGTTCGCGCAACCTGGCTGGTGGCACCATCGAGTTTTATGGCAAGAAGCTCCGAGCCTTTACCCAGTTCTGCCTGGAAAACAATATAGCGAATATCAGCCAAATTAGCGCGGACCTGATTCGTCAGTTCCTGATCGCCCTAAGCGAAAGCAGGCATCGCCCTGCCGGTGTCCACTGTTACTACCGTTCGATCAAAACCTTCCTGAAATGGTATGAGCGTGAAACCGAGCCGGAAGGCTGGCGCAACCCGATCAACAAGGTTGATGCACCGTTCGTACCTCTTGAACCACTGGACCCAGTCAGCATCGAAACGATCAAAGCCATGTTGGAGACCTGCAAGCGGGGAAAACTCTCCGATGCGCGTGATAAGGCATCGCTATTGGTATTGCTGGATACTGGCATGCGCCTGGCGGAATTTTTGTCCTTGAACATGGATGATGTTGATTCCATCACAGGGTTGATCCTTATTCGTTCAGGAAAAGGGAGGAAGCCACGTAACGTGTATCTTGGGGATAAATCATGCCAGGTCCTTCGAAGATATGTAAAAGAGCGCAAAGACTACAACCCTGCCTTATGGGTGAGCAAGTCTGGAGAACGCCTGACCGAGACAGGTCTACGAATGATGTTGCGACGGCGAGCTGCCCAAGCCGGCGTCCCCGTCCCATCGCCGCATGACTTTCGCCGGGCATTTGCCATCGAACGCTGGCGTGTCGGGGTGGATATCCTGACACTCTCGAAACTGATGGGGCATACCTCCTTGCAAGTACTGAACCGTTATCTCAAGCAAATGGGTGAGGATCTGGAGCAAGCTGCCAAGCAATCATCACCGGTTGACAGGAATTTTTGA
- a CDS encoding helix-turn-helix domain-containing protein: protein MRNEMTDNGLSRLPLEWTPIYPMQRKDVVFDVFKHHISYSDGLPPYAQARIIDFMVNRLIKTRKYPALWISVEAPGDWFRSEVKRLIKHRIPITVQPARKTSVIEREFYQPIRPTYLQERDVPVLAPRFDPAEYGIKESALRVLRVLARLKTAYRPEIASLTGFSESHVRNLLKQLQAENLIERRQIGKYEGYAIRNKGLSLAHRSWNIPKGVHFSKYRGEFRYAGERHRRVSRRWRAWLEKAYPNIEIWECWTEAPLFDGIPDALAWGRKGEYEILFWLEVDSGHSSEKVMRRNYSRRFQNAYQHAKRLGLSIVFCVMGPPWVVRFFPSCIPYLYPNMALIGQDWRAFGKLPICEFGSWMSGIDDRKKNPTENTLPFDPNQYPPKPKKEKKGVPAKPKSTKPRYSKGFTDEGWWYRGNSEREE from the coding sequence ATGCGAAACGAAATGACGGATAACGGTTTATCCCGCCTTCCGTTGGAGTGGACGCCGATCTATCCGATGCAAAGAAAGGATGTGGTGTTTGATGTTTTCAAGCACCACATTTCTTATAGTGACGGTTTGCCGCCCTATGCTCAGGCACGGATCATCGATTTTATGGTCAACCGCCTGATCAAAACGCGTAAGTATCCTGCGCTGTGGATTTCGGTGGAAGCGCCTGGTGATTGGTTTCGATCCGAGGTCAAACGATTGATAAAACACAGGATTCCGATAACGGTCCAGCCGGCACGGAAGACCTCTGTCATTGAACGGGAGTTTTATCAGCCGATCCGACCAACGTACCTTCAGGAAAGAGATGTGCCAGTTCTCGCCCCACGCTTTGATCCAGCGGAATATGGCATCAAGGAATCAGCACTGCGTGTGTTGCGAGTCCTGGCACGCCTAAAAACAGCCTACAGACCGGAGATCGCTTCTCTGACCGGTTTCAGCGAGAGCCATGTTCGGAATCTTTTGAAGCAGCTTCAGGCTGAGAATCTGATCGAGCGCCGACAGATCGGCAAATACGAAGGGTATGCGATCCGGAACAAAGGATTAAGTCTGGCGCATCGTTCGTGGAATATTCCCAAAGGCGTTCATTTTTCAAAATACCGGGGTGAATTCCGATATGCCGGCGAGCGTCACCGACGGGTATCGAGGAGATGGCGGGCGTGGCTGGAAAAAGCGTATCCAAATATTGAGATCTGGGAGTGTTGGACGGAAGCGCCGCTCTTTGACGGCATCCCAGATGCGTTGGCATGGGGGCGCAAAGGTGAATACGAAATTCTATTCTGGCTGGAAGTGGACAGCGGACATAGCTCAGAAAAAGTGATGAGGCGTAATTATTCCCGCCGTTTTCAAAATGCGTATCAGCATGCAAAACGATTAGGTCTTTCAATTGTCTTTTGTGTTATGGGTCCACCCTGGGTGGTACGGTTCTTCCCTTCTTGCATTCCATACCTGTATCCCAACATGGCTTTGATCGGACAGGACTGGCGAGCGTTTGGGAAACTACCCATCTGCGAGTTTGGCAGCTGGATGTCTGGAATCGATGACCGAAAGAAAAATCCGACAGAAAACACCCTCCCCTTTGACCCTAATCAATACCCACCCAAGCCAAAGAAGGAGAAAAAAGGAGTACCAGCCAAGCCGAAATCCACAAAGCCCAGGTATTCCAAAGGGTTTACGGATGAAGGTTGGTGGTATCGAGGCAATTCGGAACGGGAAGAGTGA